CCGACCCCCTCAGCAGCCGCCACTTTTTGATAGGAAGCAATCGTTTTTTTCGCCAGTTCATTTTTTTCACTGAGCGAAAGTGCGCTTGTATCCTTCTTATAGGTAATGATATTGGAGCCGGCCATCGTCGCTTCTACCATTTTTTTCACACTCTCGGTAACGACCGTATGGATTTTTTCAGGAATCCGCTCATTCACCTTCGTTTGTATACGCTTCGAAAAGCGCTCAAACATGGAATCCTTACGCAAAAAATGCATTTTCCATTGAAGGGCTTCCTGGATCAGAAGCTGATTGTCTGTCATTCGACTACCCCTTTTTATACTCACAGCTTTCCATGTTTTTTCAGTCTAGTTGTCATATAAGACGGCAGGATAACAAAGATCAGGATGGCAGAACCGATCAGCGCGTACAGAAAACCTGTCAAGCCGGCAGCGTAGGCAGAAGCCGCAGACATTAGCAGCGCTTGTACGCTAAGTGCTGTTTTCAATAAAGAGAAATAGCTTTTCCGCTTCGTTTCTTTTTTCACAGGGTAAAGCTCTTGAAGCGCCAAATGGTCAAAATGGCCGAACAGCGGCAGAAGCTGAACACCCGTAATGAAAATGGCAAACACAATCAGAACACCTGCTATGAGCGGGCTTGCCGATACATACATAATGATCAGCGCGAAAATGACCGTCAATCTGACGAGGATGCCCAAATAATCACTTGAACGCAAAAAAGCGCGGGTGAACATGTAGGCAAACGTTTTGCGCTGTTCAAACGGCACGAGACGCAGCAAAAAGTCGAGATACGCCCTGCGTTTCGCTTGCTTTCGTAAATGCGGCACATCAGTGAACAGGTTGGCAATCCGATAGAATCGCTGTTTCCGTTTCAATTCGGACTCAATATGGCTCTCCCATTTAAACGTTTTCTGTTTTGCTGCCGAAGACATATACA
The Bacillus vallismortis genome window above contains:
- a CDS encoding ABC transporter permease — translated: MNNMLDIWQSRLQEHMKETRMYMKYMLNDHLVIVLIFFLAGAASWYSKWIRDIPAQFPSFWVLAVLFSLVLTSSYVRTLLKEADLVFLLPLESKMEPYLKQAFVYSYVSQLFPLIALSIVAMPLYFAVAPGASLASYAAVFVQLLLLKAWNQVMEWRATFQNDRGMKRMDVIIRFAANTLVLYFVFQSVYMYALVVYVIMAALYLYMSSAAKQKTFKWESHIESELKRKQRFYRIANLFTDVPHLRKQAKRRAYLDFLLRLVPFEQRKTFAYMFTRAFLRSSDYLGILVRLTVIFALIIMYVSASPLIAGVLIVFAIFITGVQLLPLFGHFDHLALQELYPVKKETKRKSYFSLLKTALSVQALLMSAASAYAAGLTGFLYALIGSAILIFVILPSYMTTRLKKHGKL